One window from the genome of Mycolicibacterium gadium encodes:
- a CDS encoding AraC family transcriptional regulator — MSRLTRLGYIDVRRTSNPVRRKVRSRGVPPALASNEIFYTEDVAEASRLIAQALAPLKLEVAPEQRDAFAATMHGVRLRNVSMLYLDLHVAATIDIPILGQYFAVHMPMNGRAMVDHRTRTFEANTIRALVTSPGVPLRVAFDHDSPQLLIRIEARAMTAHLTRLLGRSLSRPLEFEPEFDLATDAAMRWHTAVQLIHTEVFHPGSLIQHGQGIGAVEELVMSSLLQLQPSNYHDEFLQPPKPDQRRAVVQEAMNYIDDHLAERITMDSVARAVHISVRSIQQGFRQELGMTPMTFVRERRLERAHEELADAVPSDGVTVTSVAERWGFHHLGSFAVEYRKRWGEAPSETLRR; from the coding sequence ATGTCCCGGCTGACGCGTCTCGGCTACATCGACGTCCGGCGGACCAGTAATCCGGTTCGCCGCAAGGTGCGCTCCCGCGGTGTCCCGCCGGCCCTTGCGAGCAACGAAATCTTCTACACCGAGGACGTCGCAGAGGCATCCCGGCTGATCGCCCAAGCACTTGCGCCATTGAAACTCGAGGTGGCGCCGGAGCAGAGAGACGCGTTTGCAGCGACGATGCACGGAGTGCGGTTGCGCAACGTGAGCATGCTCTATCTCGACCTACATGTAGCCGCCACGATCGACATCCCGATTCTGGGTCAGTACTTTGCTGTGCACATGCCCATGAATGGGCGCGCGATGGTCGACCATCGCACCCGCACGTTCGAGGCCAACACAATCCGTGCACTTGTGACGAGTCCCGGGGTACCCCTGCGCGTCGCTTTCGACCACGATTCACCGCAGCTGCTGATCCGGATCGAAGCGCGAGCGATGACCGCGCACCTCACCCGATTGCTGGGCCGCAGCCTGTCGCGGCCGCTGGAATTCGAGCCTGAGTTCGATCTCGCGACAGACGCCGCGATGCGCTGGCACACCGCTGTCCAGTTGATCCACACCGAGGTCTTTCATCCCGGCTCGCTGATACAGCACGGCCAGGGCATCGGGGCCGTGGAGGAACTGGTGATGAGCAGCCTGCTGCAGTTGCAACCGTCGAACTATCACGATGAGTTCCTGCAGCCACCAAAGCCCGACCAGCGCCGCGCGGTGGTTCAAGAGGCGATGAATTACATCGACGACCACCTCGCGGAACGGATCACGATGGATTCAGTGGCACGAGCTGTGCATATAAGCGTTCGATCGATACAACAGGGTTTCCGGCAGGAACTCGGCATGACTCCGATGACCTTCGTACGGGAGCGCCGACTCGAGCGGGCGCACGAGGAACTGGCCGACGCAGTGCCCAGCGACGGCGTCACGGTGACGTCGGTGGCGGAGCGCTGGGGTTTTCACCACCTTGGCAGCTTCGCGGTGGAATACCGCAAGCGCTGGGGGGAGGCTCCGTCGGAAACCCTACGGCGCTAA
- a CDS encoding NADH-quinone oxidoreductase subunit B family protein yields the protein MASVLWFQGGACSGNTMSFLNAEEPNVVDLIVDFGLDLLWHPSLGLELGANAQKVFWDCAKGERPLDIFVFEGTVIEAPDGSGRMDMFADRPMKDWVTDLVDAAQIVVAIGDCACWGGIPAMEPNPSGSTGLQFHKRDKGGFLGPDFRSKMGLPVINIPGCPAHPDWITQILVALATGRAGDITLDELHRPETFFKTFTQTGCTRVQFFEYKQSTTSFGEGTRTGCLFYEFGCRGPMTHSPCNRILWNRQSSKTRAGMPCLGCTEPEFPHFDLAPGTVFKTQKVSGMIPKEVPEGSDHLTYMAHAAAARIAAPQWSKEDMFVV from the coding sequence ATGGCTTCTGTTTTATGGTTTCAGGGTGGTGCGTGTAGTGGAAATACAATGTCATTTCTCAATGCGGAAGAACCCAATGTCGTCGATTTGATCGTCGATTTCGGGCTCGATTTGCTTTGGCATCCCTCATTGGGTCTGGAGCTCGGCGCTAATGCGCAGAAGGTCTTCTGGGACTGCGCTAAAGGCGAGCGGCCGCTCGATATTTTCGTTTTCGAAGGCACCGTCATCGAGGCACCCGACGGAAGCGGCCGGATGGACATGTTCGCCGACCGGCCGATGAAGGACTGGGTGACCGACCTGGTCGACGCCGCACAGATTGTCGTGGCGATTGGTGACTGCGCGTGCTGGGGCGGAATCCCGGCGATGGAGCCCAACCCATCCGGGTCGACCGGGCTGCAGTTCCACAAGCGTGACAAGGGCGGATTCCTTGGGCCGGACTTCCGGTCGAAGATGGGATTACCCGTGATCAACATTCCGGGATGTCCGGCGCACCCGGACTGGATCACGCAGATCCTCGTTGCGCTGGCCACCGGGCGTGCCGGTGACATCACGCTCGACGAGCTGCACCGGCCCGAGACGTTCTTCAAGACCTTCACGCAGACCGGCTGCACACGCGTGCAGTTCTTCGAGTACAAGCAGTCAACCACCTCGTTCGGCGAGGGAACGCGCACCGGCTGCCTGTTCTACGAGTTCGGTTGCCGCGGGCCGATGACCCACTCGCCGTGTAACCGGATTCTGTGGAACCGCCAGTCGTCGAAGACCCGCGCGGGCATGCCCTGCCTGGGTTGCACCGAGCCCGAGTTCCCCCATTTCGACCTGGCCCCCGGCACGGTGTTCAAGACGCAAAAAGTCAGCGGGATGATCCCCAAGGAGGTGCCCGAGGGGTCGGATCACCTGACCTACATGGCCCATGCCGCCGCTGCCCGCATCGCCGCTCCGCAATGGTCGAAGGAAGACATGTTCGTGGTCTAG
- a CDS encoding DUF1641 domain-containing protein encodes MTANGQVMAISPADALRDRLDDPQIASSLNSLLDHADLLAVLVTGVDGLLRRGDEIGESVTAAVDEIRESSRTGLVPGIESLKEVDLRALAGSLANLSGALIGATPALNTLLTSRLTDPETAEVLAFLGQALAEGRAAADADPGGPKGMFGIWRATKDKDIARGLGFMIQVARAFGRRLAQE; translated from the coding sequence ATGACGGCAAACGGGCAGGTGATGGCAATATCGCCGGCGGATGCCCTGCGTGACCGCCTGGACGACCCTCAGATAGCCAGTTCATTGAACAGCCTGCTCGACCATGCCGATCTGCTGGCCGTCCTCGTGACCGGTGTGGACGGATTGCTACGGCGCGGCGATGAAATCGGCGAGTCCGTGACCGCCGCCGTCGACGAAATCAGGGAATCCTCACGGACGGGTCTGGTTCCCGGCATCGAGTCGCTGAAGGAAGTCGACCTGCGGGCACTGGCGGGAAGCCTGGCGAATCTGTCCGGCGCGCTGATCGGCGCCACCCCGGCGCTGAACACTCTCTTGACGTCGCGGTTGACCGACCCGGAGACCGCCGAGGTGCTCGCGTTCCTCGGTCAGGCGCTTGCCGAAGGCAGGGCAGCCGCCGATGCCGATCCCGGCGGTCCCAAGGGCATGTTCGGCATTTGGCGTGCCACCAAGGACAAGGACATCGCACGCGGCCTCGGTTTCATGATTCAGGTGGCGCGGGCGTTCGGTCGCCGGCTCGCCCAGGAATGA
- a CDS encoding LysR family transcriptional regulator, which yields MTTNARLRALVELADAGSVRGAAERLVVTESSISSAVRALSNDIGIVLVDRHGRGVRLTPAGVRYVEYARRILGLHDEAIRAARGEADPENGSIRIAAVTSAGELLIPAALASFRAEHPGVVLNLEVAARNAIWPMLSRHEVDLVVAGRPPDDLRGALPIRAVSPNTLIMVGAPAVAEDFEPATATWLLREPGSGTRSTMTALLDELTIAPPRLVLGSHGAVVAAAVAGLGITLVSRQAVKRELDAGILVELPVAGTPLNRPWHVVSQSTATMSTELLIEHLLSHPELGWRNVTGVRRRAS from the coding sequence ATGACGACCAATGCCCGACTGCGCGCGCTCGTAGAGCTGGCTGATGCGGGGTCCGTGCGGGGCGCCGCCGAACGCCTGGTGGTGACGGAGTCCTCGATATCGTCGGCCGTGCGCGCCCTCAGTAACGACATCGGCATCGTGTTGGTCGACCGGCACGGGCGTGGCGTCCGATTGACCCCGGCGGGCGTTCGGTACGTGGAGTACGCACGCCGCATCCTCGGTCTGCACGATGAGGCGATCCGGGCGGCCCGCGGCGAGGCCGACCCCGAGAACGGCTCAATCCGGATCGCGGCAGTGACATCTGCCGGCGAACTGTTGATTCCCGCCGCGCTGGCCTCGTTTCGGGCCGAGCACCCCGGTGTGGTGTTGAACCTCGAGGTCGCCGCGCGCAATGCCATCTGGCCGATGCTGTCGCGTCACGAGGTCGACCTCGTCGTCGCCGGCCGTCCCCCCGATGACCTCCGTGGTGCGCTGCCCATACGTGCAGTAAGTCCGAATACCCTGATCATGGTCGGCGCTCCTGCCGTTGCCGAGGACTTCGAGCCCGCGACCGCGACGTGGCTGCTGCGTGAACCTGGATCCGGGACACGGTCGACGATGACGGCCTTGCTCGACGAGCTCACGATCGCCCCGCCGCGGCTGGTGCTTGGATCCCATGGCGCCGTGGTGGCCGCCGCGGTCGCAGGCCTGGGTATCACGCTGGTATCGCGACAGGCAGTGAAGCGGGAACTGGACGCGGGCATATTGGTGGAGCTGCCGGTAGCGGGCACACCGTTGAACCGGCCGTGGCATGTGGTGAGTCAGTCCACCGCGACGATGTCGACCGAACTGCTGATCGAACACCTGCTGTCGCATCCCGAGTTGGGCTGGCGCAACGTGACCGGCGTCCGGCGTCGTGCGTCTTGA
- the cbbX gene encoding CbbX protein produces MTIQSAENPRSSFGYRPRPAPGPQLDGEPDVPEQEILPAGAVVDLSAARRESGIDEVLGKLDAELVGLEPVKTRIAEIAALLLVDKMRGRFGLRAPQPTLHMCFTGNPGTGKTTVAMRMADLLHRLGYLRRGHLVSVTRDDLVGEYVGHTAPKTKDVIKRAMGGVLFIDEAYYLYKVENERDYGSEAIEILLQVMENHRDDLVVILAGYADKMDQFFSANPGMQSRIAHHITFPDYTVYELEDIAVLMTDGLGYAFSDDAREVLRSYLQRRIDQPWFANARSVRNALERARLRHARRLLTTEGSVDLSALTTIEPADLLASRVFTDATKEQTA; encoded by the coding sequence ATGACGATCCAATCCGCCGAGAACCCGCGCAGCTCGTTCGGGTACCGGCCTCGTCCGGCTCCCGGTCCGCAATTGGACGGGGAGCCGGACGTGCCGGAGCAGGAGATCCTGCCCGCCGGTGCCGTCGTCGATCTTTCCGCCGCCCGTCGGGAGTCGGGCATCGACGAGGTGCTGGGCAAGCTCGACGCCGAGCTTGTCGGCCTCGAGCCGGTCAAGACGCGCATCGCCGAGATCGCGGCGCTGCTGCTCGTGGACAAGATGCGGGGCCGATTCGGGCTGCGGGCACCGCAGCCCACCCTGCACATGTGCTTCACCGGTAACCCCGGTACCGGTAAGACGACGGTGGCGATGCGGATGGCTGACCTGCTGCATCGCCTCGGCTACCTGCGGCGCGGACACCTGGTCAGCGTCACCCGCGACGATTTGGTGGGCGAGTACGTCGGGCATACCGCGCCCAAAACCAAGGACGTCATCAAGCGGGCGATGGGCGGGGTGCTGTTCATCGACGAGGCGTACTACCTGTACAAGGTCGAGAACGAGCGCGACTACGGTTCCGAGGCGATCGAGATCCTGTTGCAGGTGATGGAGAACCACCGTGACGATCTGGTGGTCATCCTCGCCGGCTATGCCGACAAGATGGATCAGTTCTTCTCCGCAAACCCCGGCATGCAGAGCCGAATTGCGCACCACATAACCTTCCCCGACTACACCGTCTACGAACTCGAGGACATCGCGGTGCTGATGACCGATGGGTTGGGCTACGCGTTCTCCGACGACGCCCGCGAGGTGCTGCGTAGCTACCTGCAGCGAAGGATCGACCAGCCCTGGTTCGCCAATGCCCGCAGCGTGCGCAACGCGCTCGAGCGAGCGCGGCTGCGGCACGCACGGCGACTGCTCACGACCGAGGGCAGCGTCGATCTGTCCGCCCTCACCACCATCGAGCCCGCGGATCTGTTGGCGAGTCGCGTTTTCACGGATGCGACGAAGGAGCAAACTGCATGA